Genomic DNA from Calonectris borealis chromosome 4, bCalBor7.hap1.2, whole genome shotgun sequence:
ATTCCTATTCCCAGATCTCAAAATAAGTCCCAAAAGTCTTCCACTGAAACTCTGATTTGACTGCATGTTAATAAGAAACACTATTCCCTTCTGGAGTAATCTGTCCAAAACGTAGTAAAACAGCACAATAACTGTTGGTTCTTGGGAAAttgattcagaaaagaaataaggagAGGCCGATAGAGGAGGACTCTGGGGAACTCACCATGGTGCAACACAACTTGCCTTATGTTCTGCCTACACAGTAAAATGTAAGCGTTTTTAGTATCTTCAGAATGGAAGCAATTCATTCGTTGTCTGAACTTGTGCCACCTGGTTTATACTTCGTACTGTCAACAAATCACATAAGTACTCAAAAAATGAGTATGAAAACCAAACTTCTTTGCTCTTATGCCTTCTGCTACAGACACATGCTTTTCATCTGGAATTTCTTTTGGTAAATGATTACTATAATGTTTGGCATTTCCTTTCAGACTGGGTTGTGAAAAGAGTAGGACATGCACTGGCTTATATGAAATTCCTTTCAGAATGCACTATGGTGACATGACACAACTTTTAGTTAGTAACTTCTTAAACAAGTATCACAAAACACCGATGAAAAAAGTACGTGATGAAAAGTACTACTGTGACAGAAAGCTTTGGACAGGACCTTCTTGTCTATCATGGCAGGAGTGTTTATGCCagagcaacaaagaaaaaatcagctttttcatTCTGAATGTACATTTCAGTAGACAGTGCATCAAAGGTCGATGATAAATTGACCTCTATCTTGAAACTGGgcataaaagactgaaaaattcaATGAGGCTGCACAAATATACTCcagaattcattttttcctttcctgtccaaTTCTATACCTTTAAACCCAAGTCTTATTACTTAAAGATTATAATAACAAAGGCTATGAGTTCAAACGTGATCTGTAGCTATTCCCTTTCCCACACTTCTGTAGCGTACTTCAAAAATTCATGTGAAAGGTGAACAGAGTGACGTTCAACTCAACAAGTGCACATCCTGCTCATTTTGCAACATTAACTGGAAGGAAATTGTTTTCAAACTCTGGTTTAGTAACCATTCCCTGATCAAAAATACTGTTACATCTCCCTCGCTAAAGCGCAAGCCAAATCCTTACGATCTAATAATTGCACAGTGTTTTACAACTAACCACCACTTGTACAGAACGAGATAAAGCACCTGAGCCCCCGTCACTGCTCCCGATAACACAGAACTGGACAATTTTATTATCTGCAATATTTTCCAAAGTGACTTTTAGTTCacagagaaaagcatttaaaaattccagAAACAGAGCTGAGAGGTGCACTGTGGTTACAGGACACTTGCGGTTCTACACGTGTAACTAAAGCTTTCACCAAAGATGACTCCAAGTTAACCCAATTGTAGGTACATACATACTTACTCAGGCTGGACAGTCAAATGCTGTGAATATGGCACTCGGTAATTACTCTTTAAGGTACTACTGACTGAAAATTGTTTATGTCCCAACTCTATTAGCTTGCTAGGCCTTCGATGCTCATGAAGACTTTTGTCACTCTTGAAACACTCATCACGCTCCACCTGCTATCAGTACCAAATTTGCAGTCAACGCAAAAGTAACCATAAAGCTCATGTACAGTAGGAGGAGTGTTAGAGCAGCCACGTTAATGGGCTATGAGATCTTACAAGATTCACGGTTGGACATAAGGTTCAAACTCTCAGAGCCATACATTGCCAAAGTCACTGCCACCACTTAACTGCTTTGCCAGGATTCATGAATCACCCATTGTTACAGGTGACACTGAGTCACCGCGTCAGGTTCTGGCAAAAACTTGACTACAGTTTTTGTCATGGTGCTCCTTGCTGGTCTGAGAAATGTCACTCTCCTGTTACCACCCCAAAATGATTAGGTTATGAGCATAAATCATACGGGGGGCCACTGTGGCTGCAGCACCCTTAATGGTAGAGTTCAGGATCCAGAAAGGAGGGGGCAAAGCAAAAAACAGGATCACAGCtgtggacttcaggagagcagacttgaGGCTCTTCACGGATCTGCTCAGAAGAATCCCATGGGAGACCATCCTGGAGAGCAGAGGGGTCCAGGAGcgctggttgattttcaagttTCACCTCCCCGCCAAGCTCAAGCCTGGTCCATCCCAGCaagcaggaaatcaagcaaaggcagcaggaggcctgcacggatgaacaaggagctcctgacaaaactctAACGTAAAACAACAGCATacagaggttgtgaagtctccatccttagaggtattcaaaacttgacttgacaaggtcctgagcaacctgctgtctttgaccctgctttgaacaggtaGCGCGTGTGTGTACGCGCACATACGTGTTTGTCTGAGCGTGGGCTGGGCGTTCTCCAGAGGGCTCTTCCAACCTTATTCTCTCACGTCTTTCTGTGAAACTGTGATTCTCCATCTGGCTCAGGAAGAGGTAATGATGTCTGGTTAGATAATACCTGCAGTGCCATTGGACATCAGTATTTCCAACCCAGAGTGTTCACGCAATGATTTGTTGAGGAGGTTGTCTGAAAGTGAGAAATCTCTGAAGTCAGACATGGGACGTTTGAATCCAAATAAAACCTGAAAGATAGCTTTGGGGGATATAGGGAAGTAGGGatctttttccaaaacaaaatgaagcctACAGACAGCGTAAGGGCTACATTTTTGAGATGGCAGACAGCGAAGCTCAAAGTAACACGGTTTTGTTCACATCGGcttcagagaaagggaaaacatttttagttGTGGTGATAGATTTGATGCTAGTACCGGAAAAAGGTGAACTGGGGAAGTTCTCACTCTCAGGGCGGCGTTACAAATCAGACAGTGAATGGTGAGCTTACAATGTTGCTCCATTTATTTCCTACCAGCTCTGAGGAATACCTAGTCTCTAAGGTTTGCTCCGTCAGACCTCCTGGGTATTGGGAAAGTCAGAGTTGCTTTTAGACCATGTCAAAGATTCCTAGGAAGGACACACCAAGTATGAAGGAGACAAAAAACTGTCTCAAAGTATCTCAAGTCCTTTAAGACTGGCAAATCCTTAGTGGATTTGGTGGAACAGAACTTGGCCAAATGCCTCAAGTAGAACAGTAAAACTAGAACACGTGAGGACAATCTTTTCCGGAGAGAACCTTTTAAACCTCATCAAAGGCAAAAAGTAGATGCAAACATAAAGCCTAAATGAGAAGAAGGGGTCCTAGGTCTCTTGCATTTCTCTTTTACTCTCCGGCAGTCTATGAGAAACTCTTCTGGAGGACATCTTGCTACCCAAGGAGTTTTTGTCATCCAAAACTGCAGAAATCATGGAGATTTTGCAGAAGCAGTGGAAATCTTTTCTGAAGAATATGTGTGATTGACAGGATGAACCTTATGAAAGACTGTCAGCCAGTGTGCAGTTGCGCATGccacttcagaaatgaaaatgataaaAGATGTGCTGGAATGAAAGCTTATAATGACTGTTAACGCTTCCCAAGCTCTCCAGCGGTTATTACACTTAAGAAGAATGGGGAAGGGATATTGTTTTGTGTGAGCGGTTAAACGTTCGGCTCGGTGACTACCCCCAGCGCATGCCTTACGCTCATAACGGATGGTTTCCTGGTTAACTGTACTGGCATTGGATACCTCAACAGGTTGGACTTAACAAACAGGTATTGGCAGACCTTCAGGAAAAAGTGCTGGGGAAAGTCGAACTCCTTGCTGTAGGTTTATATCCTTGATCTACATTAAAGAATCAGACGGTTGGGTTTGGCACGGACCACTAACGGTCTGTGTCAACACAGCTGTTTATGCTAAATTGAAGTGGGTAAATCCCTGTATCCTAATTACATTACTTTTTATAAGAGTAAATTAGCTCTGGGCTGGAAGTAAGAGAAACAGCGATATATGAGTAATTTTCACATCCTTCATTGAATCCCAATGACAAATACTTTTCCTACAATAAATAAATAGGAGAAGATGCCTTTTATTCAAAGAGAATCCAAGCCCAGAAAGGACAAACACTGAAGCGTAATACTGAAGAGGCGATTGGGTGGGAACGGCAGAGGGAGATTAGGGCTTTCAGAAGTTCAGGACACACCTTAGGAATGCTAAAGGTATAAAACCACTTGCAATTCTAACCGTGACAGTTCAAGCTAGCTCAGACCTCGGTTGATGGTGGTGTGGTTAACATGAGACCCGCAGTCATACTGTACACAAATCAGTCATACAGAGATAGGATCTACCTCAGATTAAGAAGTTGAGTCTGCGTAGGAAGTGTTTAGGTCAGATTACAAATGACTACTTTCAACTGTCAAgtactttcttttgaaaaaaatagcttCATCACGTCCCCCAAAGCACCAGGGTGAATTGCAAATGCACTACAAAGTTTGGATGTGAGGAGACATGAGTCAGAGTATAACTACCCAGATGGTTAGACACAGATTTACACatggtatttttaatttcaagttcACAAAATCTGAGAAACTTTACACACAAATAGAGTTGCTTTCCACAAGTGCTATAATACTGCAGGCAATCTATGGAGGCTTAAAAAATATGAATTCTGTCTTCGTATCACTGAGCCTTCAAAAATCTAGAGAGCTACTTGTGAGcgcctggaaaaaaacaaggtgcAAATTCACAAACTCTCCCTGTCACACAAGTATTCTGGTTTGCTATTACGTACCTATGAGGAGTGGGAGAAGGCAAAACAGGTCGTACCTAAAGTATTCGGCTGACCTGCCGCTGACTTGTCATCAGTGTTACAAAATCCACTGGAGTTGAAGGAAGTTCTCCACAGCAGGAATTGCCAAGAAGTCAGAATAATGTAAATTATTCCCTGGGGTTTTCAATTTGATATAGGGACCAAATTACAACACgaaatgaaggaaatgagagGGAAAGCCAGTAACAAGAGAAATTAGCTTGGTTCCCCTGAAAAACATTACCTTCCAGCACCGTGTTACCAGTCAGAAAAAGTATATGCTAGAGTTGCtgcctttgctcttttttcttgaGGAGCAGGACTGGGTGGGAAGATACAGGACCCGGAGTCTGTTCCCATCGCAGCTGACTTTCCTGACTTCTGCCCAGCATCTGTAACAACTGCAGGAGAAAGCGGAATACCCAGATGCAACTGCAACGCAAATCCCTATTTGTACCTATCAGTAAGGGAAACCAACCTCTTCCACGGCAAATATTCAAAACCAACATACCACAGAGCAGAACAAACACAAATCGTTTATCTGCAAAAATTGATGCCATGCACTCAACAGGGCAAACATTTAACCTGTAAATAAACCAGCAGAAATGAATTCCCGGGGAAGAGTTATCTGCTTGGAGTCAACTAATGTTTTTGCGGTGTCCGACCAGCAGGACTCCACCAGAAGCAGATTCCTTAGGATGTGTTTGTTCCATTTCGGCCTCCAGTGTGGCACTTACTCAGGAGCATTCTCCCTCAGCTCCAGTGTCAGAGGTCTTTGTTAAGGAGCAAAAAACTCTGTCTTGGTTTCATGTGATGTAAAAGGTACATACAGTCTGCTCAATGACGATCAGTCCCGCGAGGAGCCGGCTCCCCACACAACGGGGATGGGCCCTCATGGATAAAATGCAGACTGCAGTTCCCTTCCTCTCCAAGTTCTTCTGTCTTCACACCCTTTGTTCTCTCAGGTGCAGGCAAGAAGCATACACGCAAGCCCTCTCTCTCCAGTTCAAACTGATTTTTGCTCCATACAGCTGAAATTCCGGAAATAAAAAATGCCTCGATGATTTACACGCAGGAATTTGAGGCCAGCGCACCCTCTCCTGTCTCCTAGTAGCTGTTGTGCTTCGCATCATCTCGCTGCCTCTGAGGTCAGGACCTTGTTCTCTTCAGATTTACATCCAATGCAGAAGCGTGACtccattcattttcatttattcctgatttacaccaAAAGGCAGATGATTAGAATGGCAAAAGCCATGTAGCACAGGGCTGttaattctgctttgctttgcgATAGGCTTGAAAATACAATAGCTTTGGAAAAACTGTCATTATTTTATCCTCCTCCCTCAAGAAGATAAAGGCTACCTAGAAAACAAACTTCTCGTTGTGGCAGAGCTGAGGGGATAGGAACTTGCAAAGGGGAGGCCAGGCAGTAAGGGAGGGAGCGTGAGCAACTGGTACGCCTAAGTACCTTCTCCAGTCCTTTCCTTATTCTCAACTACTGCTTCTGCTCAGTCCGGGAAGTCTTGGCCTTGTcacattaaatgaaatatttgtttgaGTAACTCTTTGGTTCATGTATTGTAATTGGTTTTCAGTTACTTACGATGATTAAtgaaaaaaggtatttatttaatATGAAAGACAACACATGGTGATACCAGCTGAAATACTGGAAAGTCCCTGAGTAATactactgcaattttttttttctcaaaaatgcaACTACTGCAATTAAACCACAGTGGTcgcttttgctttgaaaaagttgCTGCATGTTGAGTAGCATGAACATCCTGGTCATGCTTCAGGCAGCATcctgtccattttttttcttttctcccccccgcctcctACTTCCCTTTCTGGAGATGACTTCATTTCCTATGCAGTTACTACATACATGGGGAAACCCCAGGAATATACCAAGGCAGATATTTTCCATCAAACCTGATCAGTAAATGGCCTTTGATTGTATTGTGAATCGGCCAAAGGGCACAGAAAGGAAGGACTGCAATTTTGGCTTCCTTCAAACTGCTGAAAACTGTGAATAAAGTTCTGAGTcaaccataaacgttctgcctgAGGTTCAGGGACTTCGCTGAACCAATGCTCAACGTTGCCATTAACGAATTTCAGAAGTCCAGCTGCAAGGGTGGAGAATTAAATGCATAGCGCTAGGATCCAGAACAGCTAGCAAGACGAACAAAGGCAAATTAAGCTGGctaacagaaaaatcagaagacagagaaagaagtgataGCGGTGGTTTTAGATGTGTTACATAATTGCTGGAGCGCTTGCTTGTGCTGCAGGGAGATCCAGGTCCTCTCCACGCAGAACTCAAAGGTGCTTCTCCTGCCTCGAAACCAGAGATTTCATCAGCAGTGTcggtggaaaaaaatattcaccaGCATAGGTGTTGCAACCGTACTTCTCTGCAGCAAGAATCACGGGCCGCACGGAAAATACAGGAGTAGGGATCATCATCTCCCGCGCTGTGAGGAAGTAGCACTGTGCTACAGCAGAGCTCTGGCTCTCATCCTTGTTCTCAGAAGACTTTGTGCAACCTTATGACTAATTAATACTCCTTTGTTAAAGCACTTGCACAGTGACCTTTGTAACACCTGCCCAGCAGAGGACTGATTCAGAAAATAGACTTCACTCCATAATAGTGGTAAATATCAAGCATGAACAGCTTCAGGAAGAGGGGCAGAGACAACCACATGAATCCCAGTGAGGCTTTCCTGAGAAGAAGGGCTCATCAAAATGAGTTAGGCTTTCAGAATTGCCTAAAGAGAACAAGTATTTTTGTAGAGGGCTGACCCAGACACTGCTGAAGCTGATCAGGAAGATAGGTACTAACCATGCAGCTCCTGGTTGCATTTCTGGTTACAGCCGTTTATTCCATATCTTTCATATAAAAGTCATTCAGTGTGACAGTTGGCAAACTTAAAAAtcttggggtttttgttgctATCTAATTAAGAAGTAGTTAGGGGGAAAAGACATATATTTATGGTATTTGTAACTGTAAGTAAGTTTGCTGTTTGGCCCTCTCAAGTCAGTCAAGTCCTCAGGTAAGGTTCACAGTAGAGACTGTCTCACCGCCAAAATACAGATGACGCTAAAGACCCAGACTACCAGACAAAGACGCAAAGAAGCTGAGACATTTTCCCTTTGCAGACCAAAAGTATGCATAGATTTTGCATAGAGGGTcacagaagtaaaagaaaataagaggaagAGTTTGCCTGAAGGAAATCTAAAGCCCAAGCAGGACTACCCTTTCCTGCTGAAtctaatattctttaaaaaaacaccccGACAGGAGTTGTCACATTCACTGACTCAGCTGCTCAGCTATTTCTATGTTTGGATATAAAATTCCAGGCATGAGGCAGGATTTCCAAAGATACCGTTGAGCAATCATGGAGGGAGATGAGGACAGAGCAGTGCAAGGGGCTCCCCAGGGGAAATAAACCCCCCACTGCTCACGGGAGCATAAGGAAATGTGAAGGTCCAGGTCACTCACAGGTCAGGGCGAGTTGGGGAGAAGCACACAGAAAATGATCTGAGAAACTCCAATTTTTTCACTCGGGTACCTCAAGCCCTCTCTTGCCTTTTGCTATACCATAGCATAACTGATGCAGAGGCCTTTATTAGCGGAATTAGCAAATTTTATGCCTGAGGTAGCACCTACAGATTGATTCGAACTAATCCAGCGCGTACCAGTTTGCTGCGTGATTTGGACAGGGGACTTCTGTACCACACGTCCAAGTTGGACGCAGGATAGTCTGCATTCCTGTGTGTCATACGTTGCTGATAAGCCCGTAATTTCTCAGAAATCTTATCATTTGGTAGGTGTTAAGGCACTCCTATGCCAGAAAATTGAAGCTTCTCAATAATTACATTTATGATCCTTATGATAAAAAAAGTGACAGCTGGAAGCTACCAGATATTGTTTATGATGCTCATATTTAAGGCTTAGAAATTACTCTCTTCAGTCAGAGACCGTACGCATTAGAAATTCAGCAGCTTTTAATTCACCTGCCTCACGCCTCCGAAACTAGGTCCTTGTAAAGAAATTGAAACAGCAGCTCCTCTCTTTCGCCCAAATCACAAGAGTTTACAGTAAAACATGTGATCTTTTCATTTATGGTTCACCTTTTCTGACTTCTCTCTGTAACCACAAAAGGAATTTTAGCTTTGTTGACTGCGGGTTTCTTGCAGGCCAAGTCTTCCGCTCACTACCTCTTCAATTACAAGTCAAAACACGGGCTCCAGAACTCTACTCAGTTGTTCCCATTGCTCCATATCGAGCTTTGTTATACTGTAATCATTATGTCATATACGATAGACGTAAGACACCTAAGCCCTTTCTTTATATTTGAGAGTAAAGTACAAGAGCCACATCTTATCTGGATCAAGAAAGCAGAAACAACGCTTCCTTAAAACACAACAGGCGGTAGGTTTTACGCAAAGAAGACAAAGAATAACACCTTCATTGCATATACAGTGCAGAAGCAATAATTTCATCTTTGAGCTAATGAAAATCATTAATGAAATTAAAGACAAAGAACAGTTTCTTGGGTTTATTTGGAAAAGAGGTCTACGCTCCTCAGGCAGTGCAATTTATCCGTCCATTTTCTCCTTGTATGCAGGCCAGAAGACACTTCCATTGATACTctcatttgcatttctgtaaaCAGTTTGCTGTGCATGGAATTAGTGTGTTAggaggaaataaaagagatgggAATGAACGACCCAGTCTATGCTGCTATCAGGCAACAGGACAACATTTTGTAAAAAGAGATCACCTGGAGATGTGATAAAGGTCTACAGAATTACGAAGGAGACAGAAATCAGGGATAAGGATCAATATCTAACTCTTGTTTTCCCGTAAAAGAATCAGGAGGCATCAAATGAAACCAGGCTCAGAGTGGGAGACTACTAGGGATAAGTCTCAAACACACTTGATCTTTTCCTACACATTCCTAGACATCCCCTGATGGCCATGATTGAAGAGCGGATACTCACTAGGCAGACCTCTGGTTGGACACAGAAGGGCTGTAATTAAGTGCTTGCGTGCTCACATTAGCTAATCCAGCTATGTTCACCGCAAGCTcaaaatttacaggaaaaacagGTGCTTAATTCCATATCTACACTTCTTATTAGGCTACTATTCAGAACACATCCTCTCAGACTATTTATAAACTTAATTGTGTAAAACTACAGACACTGATGTATACGGTAATATTAAGTGAATTTCAGTCTGGCGTACATAAATCTCTGTGTCCTTCATGATCAGTCAGAGAACAATAAGCCTATATTCATTCATATCTGGTCCTACGCTTTGTTCCTTTGACCGTCTCCATTACCGGGCAGAAGAACAATAACGGGATTCCTTAATGTTTAACCCAAAAAAGCCCACGTGTGTTTTagtattattttctgttgttaataAAAACGGTTGTACATCTCTGACTTTATCTGAATAAACCTCCTTCATGATCCCATCTtcacttttcctttaattttaccATAATCGGAAGAAATCTTCTCTTTACAGGGTCAAATTTAAATTTGCAAAAGTGCCtcaatttatttcagaagcagaatCCTGCAGCAACTTTTAGAACTTTACTCTGCCCAAATTCAAAGCAGCAAACAGTTAAGAAGTTTTGGCTTCAGAAGAAGGAGTCATCCTCAGAAAAAATCCACCTGATTAGGCAAAGCAATTCATCATATCATAATAATATATCCCGTCTGTTCTCAATAGTACGACAAAGTCAGTCTGGATTCTGTTGCTTATTTCAGTGATGTTAGGTTTTAATGTATCAAAAAGTACTGTAAGTATTTCTGCAGAAGTTATCTCAGCATGTAAAGACCTTTTGAAATGTAGTTGCATGTAAGGACAAGGGGAGCTCATTAAAATCCAGTTCTAGTAACTATCCTTCCTACAAAGCATTAGCTCCTACTTCTGTCGtgtcttaaaatgaaaaaaaatcaaagcccaaaGACACACAGAGGGAAAATCACAGATCAAATGCCTTCCGCCAGAAGTGGAAATTCACAAAGAGTAACATAACAACAACGGCAAAAGTGCTAAggtacagaagaaaataatcacGGAAGTAGACTATTACAAAAACCCTGTAGGTTCCACAAAGCTAAATACAGGGCAATTTTGTACATATTCTgtgtttttatatttctttactttATCAAGTGCTTTATGTTAATGAAAAGCAATTTCGTGGTCATCTAGGGAAAGGGGCTTCCCCACTCACCTGTGACTCATTTCACAGTAGCATCTTACGGGTTCGGAGTTTCCGCGGGTATGACCCACCCGTGACGCTGGAGTGCAGGGGGGAGCCGAGGCAGTATATAAACAGGGCAGGTCCCAGGGCACAGGCACCTGCCACCCCTGGGGCTGCGGGAGCTCACCTCACCACAGAACCAGGCCCAGGCGACACACGGAAGAAACGCTCTTGCATCATGACGGGCAAGGCTGTGGCTGCTGTCCTGACTCTTCTCCTGATCTCGGCGGTTGGAATAGAAGGTAAAGAAACCCCTCCTAAAGCTCTCCTAACTAATCGCTAGTGTAAATGCTGATGGGGGAGCGACTATGCTGCCTTACGAGTGCAGCACATAACTCTTCTAATACCGTAAGCAAAAAGAACACATGGTGCTTCCCGTGGAAACAGTGAAACAGTccacctttttgttttctgcttgttttacaGGTAATGCCCTGCCACGCTCAGCGATTGAACTCCGGTGCCAGTGTGTAGGCACCCATTCCAAATTCATCCATCCCAAGTTCATTCATAATGTGAACCTCACCCCCAGTGGACCTCACTGCAAGAACGTTGAAGTCATGTAAGTGCTTTTGCAAAATCCTCCCGATTACTTAACAAGAAGGAAATAGATTTTACATTGAGGATGATGTAAGTGTTCTTTGA
This window encodes:
- the LOC142082536 gene encoding interleukin-8-like → MTGKAVAAVLTLLLISAVGIEGNALPRSAIELRCQCVGTHSKFIHPKFIHNVNLTPSGPHCKNVEVIATLTDGREVCLEPTAPWVKLIIKAILDK